The genomic DNA TTGTACTGCTTTTTTGGCTCCATTGACCAAGTAAGCAGATATGCTCGGAAGAGCCGTTTTGCTTCCTGTTTCGAGAGATAAGCTCGCTTTGCTTGATACCAGCTTTTCAATGGTCGGCAATACGTTGACCTTCAAGGTCTTACTCAAACCGTGATAGGACACAGTAATTACCGAATTTCCCGCGTCCATTGGGCTAATTTTTCCTTGCTCCACTGTGGCAACCAGCGGATTGGAGGAAGTCCATTCGGCCGTACTGGTGACATCCGTTTTACCTCCGGTAAGGTTCACATCGGTCGCATTGACCTGAATTGGTGAACTACCCAGAAAGACCGATTGGGAAGCGGATGGATTCAATGTTAAGGCTTGGGAAGAGGAACGTACATACACGATCGTTTGTGCTTTGAGTTCATCTTTGCTTGCTTTAATGTAAGTCATGCCCTTGGCAAGAGGACGAACCAGACCCTCTTCCACTGTAGCCACGGACGGATTCGTGGATGTCCATTCCACACCAGATACTTTTTCTGTACCGCCCGCCGTAAGCGTACCTTGGACGATCAATTGCTTCGAATCTCCGCTCACCACCAGATTGATGGGACCGGATGGATCTATTTGCAGCTTGCTGTAAGGCGATTTAACCGTAATCGTTGTACTTACCGTTTGCTGTTCATATGTGGCAACAACCTTAATTTGCCCTTTTGACACTGGAGTAATAAGTCCCTTATCTACCTTTAATATGCTTGAGTCTCCAGAGATCCATTCTGCCTTATCGGTTACATCCTTTTTACCGGACTCCGTCACAGACCACACTTTTAATTGAGCGGGGCTTCCACCCAGATTCAATGTAGTCGGATTTTGACTGTCCCACTGTACCGTAGGGGTCTTGCTCTCCTCTGCCGCCTGGATCAAACCCGCTGGCAATGCTGCAAATAAAAACATCAGCACAGCAAGTAAGAAGGTACTCCGTTTGCTCATACGTTTCATACGTTTCATTCGTTTCTCTCCCTTAGTTTCAGCTCTATAAATAGGATATAATTAACAATCCTATTACTTTATCGGTAAACAGCTACTTGATTTGAACCCTTAGGAAGAAAAAAGGTGGATTATAACAGTTAAAGCTCTCCGTGTAGCGACCTGACCACGAACAAATGATCCTCCTTGGACAAGGTTTGTCCATCATCCAGAACGACATCGCAATCCGTGTGACTGGTCAATTTTGTGTTGTAGGCAATCAGTTGGTCTTCTTTCCAAACAGTCACCGCCGATTGAAAAAGAATGGCATTATCGAACTGCAATGGAACACTCATCACATAACCGATAGAATTTAGCTTCGCCGGATGACGGCTTCTGCGCTCACGCCCGGGAGGAAGCATCGAAATATACGTAATATTTTCAAAAGGAATTGACAACATCTTCGGGCCTAAAATAACGCACTTGTGCGTGTCATCCCATTTTTCAATCGTGCCGCGCACCTTTTGGGTATGACCGTTGTTGCCGTGATATAAAATGACCTGACGTCCCTTCCATTGACGCATGTCCTCACCTCCAGTGCTAGCGGTTAGGAATCTCCCACCGAATCGGTTCCATTCCATGCTCCAGCAAAAATGCATTGGTTTGCGAAAAAGGCTTGCTGCCGAAAAAGCCCCTATGAGCCGCCAAAGGACTCGGATGGACGGATTTCAAAACCAAATGCTTGCTCGTATTCACGAAGCTTGCTTTTTTCTGGGCATGGCTTCCCCACAAAATAAACACTACCGGCTGCTCACGTTCATTAATCGCCTCAATAACGGCATCCGTGAAACGTTCCCAGCCTATTCCCTGA from Paenibacillus sp. FSL R10-2782 includes the following:
- a CDS encoding Ig-like domain-containing protein, with the protein product MKRMKRMSKRSTFLLAVLMFLFAALPAGLIQAAEESKTPTVQWDSQNPTTLNLGGSPAQLKVWSVTESGKKDVTDKAEWISGDSSILKVDKGLITPVSKGQIKVVATYEQQTVSTTITVKSPYSKLQIDPSGPINLVVSGDSKQLIVQGTLTAGGTEKVSGVEWTSTNPSVATVEEGLVRPLAKGMTYIKASKDELKAQTIVYVRSSSQALTLNPSASQSVFLGSSPIQVNATDVNLTGGKTDVTSTAEWTSSNPLVATVEQGKISPMDAGNSVITVSYHGLSKTLKVNVLPTIEKLVSSKASLSLETGSKTALPSISAYLVNGAKKAVQSDVKWSLSNESVVKIADGKLVAVSPGSATLTATLGAIKLDIPVTVQYKVLKLTASEKKYVLVAGQEVSVPTVKAQMAGGGTLDVTNQVSWVGTTAAVTVGNGKVKAVSGGNSGIKAMYLNKYVKVPVIVEGTISTLTPSLSSADMNLKGSQSVKVIGAYTDGKKVTLSNKVKWTTSNASVAIVKGSAIKAVGIGTATITGTYQNKSFNIEIKVTPKLLKLVLSNKNLKLPNGSSQVLSVNAVYDTGAITNVTSSAVWTSSMPSIVQVSGGQVKAMAYGNSSIKVVFNGKTVATSVRVLK